A single Anabrus simplex isolate iqAnaSimp1 chromosome 10, ASM4041472v1, whole genome shotgun sequence DNA region contains:
- the LOC136882264 gene encoding protein YIPF3-like, translating to MSKNMAGNNSSIIFMNNDSNPSPWAVNNNQKQYCKSSSFKSVLAGYFSVPMSELPYRILTSLVPPLTGKSFVYVDLLGPSLALLLLAALLHYGHVSKLPAAAVSRSPTEVLLLYVALMPALTYVLGRVGRATIGFWEMVALLGYALYGHVLTLSVSLLFYQEKSNVFFFCCLVLFGGLSALRVVLVLLASIPLPAARLLICSLVATLQLLSLIYLHFAYMHRTFVYGGKVLHKS from the coding sequence atgtccaaaaatatgGCTGGAAATAATTCCTCTATAATATTTATGAATAACGATAGTAATCCCTCCCCATGGGCTGTGAACAATAACCAGAAGCAATATTGTAAGTCTTCATCTTTTAAGTCAGTCCTAGCTGGCTACTTCAGTGTTCCAATGTCAGAGTTACCTTACCGCATTCTGACATCCTTAGTGCCTCCCTTGACGGGGAAGTCATTCGTCTACGTCGACTTATTGGGACCAAGCCTTGCTCTCTTACTGCTGGCAGCATTGCTACATTACGGACATGTGTCCAAACTGCCTGCTGCAGCTGTCAGTAGATCTCCTACAGAGGTGCTCTTACTTTACGTCGCTCTGATGCCAGCTTTGACCTACGTCCTGGGAAGAGTTGGACGAGCAACGATAGGGTTTTGGGAGATGGTAGCTCTGCTAGGATATGCCTTATATGGTCATGTCCTTACTTTATCTGTATCACTCCTCTTTTATCAGGAGAAGAGTAACGTGTTCTTCTTCTGTTGTCTTGTCTTGTTTGGAGGTTTGAGTGCCTTACGCGTAGTCTTGGTTTTACTTGCCTCTATACCACTCCCTGCTGCCAGACTTCTCATTTGCAGTCTTGTGGCAACTCTACAACTTCTATCTTTGATATATCTTCACTTTGCTTACATGCACAGAACTTTTGTGTATGGAGGAAAGGTTCTCCATAAATCATGA